The bacterium CG_4_10_14_0_2_um_filter_33_32 genome contains a region encoding:
- a CDS encoding excinuclease ABC subunit C, protein MYYVYFLQNENNELYYGSTNNLKRRLQEHNSGRAYYTKGRYWKLIYYEAYLSEKDARNREKQLKLHGQAFAQTKRRIKNSLSTNLDN, encoded by the coding sequence ATGTATTATGTATATTTCCTTCAAAATGAAAATAATGAGCTTTATTATGGTTCTACAAATAATCTAAAGCGTCGTTTGCAAGAACATAATTCTGGTAGAGCCTACTATACAAAGGGGAGATATTGGAAGCTAATTTATTATGAAGCATATCTTTCTGAAAAAGACGCTAGAAATCGCGAAAAACAATTGAAGTTGCATGGTCAAGCTTTTGCACAGACTAAACGACGTATTAAGAATAGCCTATCTACCAACCTAGATAATTAA